In a single window of the Drosophila albomicans strain 15112-1751.03 chromosome 3, ASM965048v2, whole genome shotgun sequence genome:
- the LOC117568272 gene encoding eukaryotic translation initiation factor 5A-like: MADDDEVQFDAVDSGASKTFPMQCSALRKNGFVMLKGRPCKIVDMSTSKTGKHGHAKVHLVGIDIFTQKKYEDICPSTHNMDVPHVKREDYQLTDISDDGFVTLMSDSGEIREDLKVPDGELGGSLRNEFGDGKDLLCTVLAACGEECVIAMKPNSGLDK; the protein is encoded by the coding sequence ATGGCTGACGATGATGAAGTTCAGTTCGATGCTGTCGATTCGGGAGCCTCGAAAACTTTCCCAATGCAATGTTCAGCTTTGCGTAAGAATGGCTTCGTGATGCTCAAAGGACGTCCGTGTAAAATTGTGGACATGTCCACCTCGAAGACGGGCAAACATGGACATGCCAAAGTGCATCTCGTTGGCATCGATATATTCACCCAGAAGAAGTACGAGGATATTTGTCCCTCAACCCACAACATGGATGTGCCACATGTGAAGCGTGAAGATTATCAATTGACTGACATAAGCGATGATGGCTTTGTTACTCTGATGTCGGACAGTGGAGAAATACGTGAAGATCTCAAGGTGCCAGATGGGGAACTGGGCGGCTCATTGCGCAATGAGTTTGGCGATGGCAAAGATCTATTGTGCACTGTCTTGGCTGCTTGTGGAGAAGAATGCGTGATTGCCATGAAGCCAAATTCGGGATTGGATAAATGA